From one Daphnia carinata strain CSIRO-1 unplaced genomic scaffold, CSIRO_AGI_Dcar_HiC_V3 NW_026452947.1, whole genome shotgun sequence genomic stretch:
- the LOC130690968 gene encoding uncharacterized protein LOC130690968, translated as MATKRLNQAAMVMTIDILEKELHKDLKNYDEACDEERLQEAEISFELADDRMKRLITNYQSLIPLLEAEAQEKYLQQHEEFVNRFHKMSIDWRRRRPAESRRSPQQREPILQVAAQNEEETSPTTKMAPATNALTLQPTPNVMNISHLLPRIEISKFDGDLSKWRDWWAIFRTLIHENQTMRPIEKFSRLKLHITEEAAGAVSYLDLTEDNYNKAIDILNGKYNKPRSVKADHYIAITELKKVERQEDYKALRQLHDKAMGHALNLGNLEQSTAQNEAIMEIITRKLPMELMSRWHGKTKQSQKTLKDLFNFIDSIAEDWEYVYSTERHEKKKTKPEAPEKPQRVTFATTPTAAELAVTGTATEYPRHPKYRKQMNLEKRKCLFCNDKHPPTKCDVTLEKKIEQVKKEKRCWKCLGQNHTVKECWSISKCYKCGKDHHTAICNRAVNPKSVTATVAASPMLKVADDAPLSIEARLFGGVYVQTATVIVEGPKGWLKAIAYIDQGSNATLIRSELAQTLGLQEVGKINLKLQAVGHMHPEKERSVRKLRLRGLIPQAEEIELEAIEQPEIGKVAGSKKTEFVSELWSQGYQLADDRILSGRAGPCQIDVLIGANQVWKVLGSKQIVSKTGIRAIESKFGWLLLGQDETVTTSSNTAIGFLLKAKQGTPENLKAEIDPKTDEIDFARWWKLESLDPLEKIPLSIQWKSYSDTIVQDEDGHYVAPLPWNENKIRLSKNETMAEGQAKALIRRMDRDKEMKTSYEAEFEKLKVSKFISRADTSFGGIYTILPHHPVVRRDKTTSRVRPVFNGSAKPKTGFSANDCLEEGPNLNPDILDVMLLFRLNPIAWTADIRQAFLMVKLLKEDAEALRFYLEDEDVPGSLQLYKWNRLPFGLTCSPAVLRTVLKKHLESYEGELAESSQQILRHLYVDDYLSNASTLEETMAVIGTVLKLFADAKMDLRKWVTNNSELRRYLLKQNLTEDSANSHSCLNLDPQKVLGVRWNTSTDCFYFKSDVIVDAATKVKILTKRSFAKISTKLFDPLGLIGPVTLQFKLLFQELWQIKIGWDDEVPKETEIQFRDIVEDLKSIEKIQVPRMISLAPNKHMQELHIFCDASTKAYGAVAYAKSQYPNFVRLICCKTRAAPLPKNEVSLPRLELLSAELGSVLAERIVNAIDKVQWKVHLWTDSMATLGWIKGEPTRWKLFVRNRVEAIRKRSNPEQWRHCPGKDNPADYASRGTTVKKLIAASFWWGGPSWLIYNEKEWPQQGNLTSEEIQSMEIEARSKKRIESLAVSSTLDWFDVLAARASSYLRFLRTIAWMFRLFRKESLGKAIETVRGKEIPCLSVREIATAENFILKFIQKRAFPEIYESLQDGKPLGNMLCNLETLRPIWDAQDKLIRVTGRVGPALKELLIDPPILLPASEKIVDMMIQYHHVKRKHAGVQNTLTFLRNRFWIIRARQRIKSVIKQCVKCQKVQSRPFNEETASMPLDRTKRAQPFEVIGIDYFGPMYVLEEVILIEKDSEGNDVEKTRIGEKKVHACLFTCAVTRAVHLELVTDLTAQTFMHALRRMMSRREDCKIIYSDNASTFTCAAKLISEDPTLANWLSSKGITWKFSPSLAPWWGGFWERMVRSVKEPLRKVLGKMKVSYDQLHTILVEIEAIVNSRPLTYVSGDAQSFEVLSPQKLLTGRQPGATTESPDSTKMSRDELIELDKKRSEHALTWWRLWQDSYLSDLKRFYCRKGKGTRIPRVGEVVLLKEPNIKRVSWPTAIVTELVPGYDGKVRAVTLRLRSGKETTRGIQTVYPLEVQADIDTPVDEAEVGVKEKTTSKKKKKNPLRKKKSESQ; from the coding sequence ATGGCCACCAAGAGATTAAACCAAGCAGCTATGGTAATGACCATCGACATTTTAGAGAAAGAGCTGCACAAGGACCTGAAAAATTATGACGAAGCATGTGATGAAGAAAGATTGCAAGAAGCCGAAATATCTTTTGAGCTGGCCGACGACAGAATGAAGAGACTCATAACCAACTATCAGTCACTCATCCCACTATTAGAAGCTGAAGCGCAAGAGAAATATCTTCAACAACATGAAGAATTCGTCAACCGATTTCACAAGATGAGCATCGactggaggaggaggagaccAGCTGAGAGCAGACGAAGCCCTCAACAACGAGAACCCATACTTCAAGTCGCTGCGCAGAATGAAGAGGAGACATCTCCAACTACGAAAATGGCACCTGCAACAAATGCACTAACTTTACAGCCAACTCCAAACGTTATGAATATATCACACCTGCTACCCAGGATAGAAATTAGCAAATTTGATGGTGACCTGAGCAAGTGGAGAGATTGGTGGGCGATCTTTCGAACACTAATCcacgaaaaccaaaccatGAGGCCCATTGAAAAATTTAGCAGGCTAAAATTACACATAACGGAGGAAGCTGCTGGTGCGGTTTCGTATTTGGACCTGACGGAAGACAATTACAACAAGGCAATAGACATTCTAAACGGGAAATACAACAAACCGAGATCGGTAAAAGCTGACCATTACATTGCAATCACAGAACTAAAAAAAGTAGAACGACAAGAAGACTACAAGGCCTTACGACAACTACACGACAAGGCAATGGGTCACGCTTTAAACCTCGGTAACCTGGAGCAGTCTACAGCGCAAAACGAAGCAATTATGGAGATCATCACAAGAAAATTGCCAATGGAATTAATGTCAAGATGGCACGGAAAAACCAAACAGTCACAGAAGACATTGAAAGATCTCTTTAATTTCATTGACTCCATAGCTGAAGACTGGGAATACGTCTATTCCACAGAGAGacacgagaagaagaaaacgaaaccaGAGGCACCAGAAAAACCACAACGAGTTACATTCGCAACAACGCCAACGGCAGCTGAGTTAGCAGTCACAGGGACTGCAACTGAATACCCAAGACATCCAAAGTACCGGAAACAAATgaacttggaaaaaagaaaatgcttaTTTTGTAACGATAAACACCCCCCGACCAAATGTGATGTCACActagagaagaaaattgagcaagtcaaaaaagaaaaaaggtgttgGAAGTGCCTTGGACAAAATCATACGGTGAAAGAGTGTTGGAGTATAAGCAAGTGCTACAAATGCGGAAAAGATCACCACACGGCCATCTGCAACAGGGCAGTAAATCCGAAATCGGTGACGGCAACAGTAGCTGCGTCTCCAATGTTAAAGGTAGCAGATGACGCTCCTCTTTCAATAGAAGCACGCCTATTTGGTGGCGTATACGTCCAAACGGCAACAGTAATAGTGGAAGGCCCGAAAGGATGGCTGAAAGCTATTGCTTATATCGATCAAGGATCGAATGCAACCTTAATTCGAAGCGAACTCGCTCAAACTCTAGGATTACAAGAAGTCGGGAAAATCAATCTGAAGCTGCAAGCAGTGGGACACATGCAtccagaaaaagaacgaagcGTAAGGAAGCTGCGACTTCGAGGGCTCATCCCACAAGCCGAAGAGATTGAATTGGAAGCGATCGAGCAGCCCGAAATCGGGAAGGTTGCTGGATCAAAAAAGACAGAATTTGTCAGCGAACTCTGGAGTCAAGGATACCAACTCGCAGATGACAGAATTCTAAGCGGAAGAGCAGGACCGTGCCAAATCGACGTCTTGATCGGAGcgaatcaagtctggaaggtTCTTGGCTCAAAACAGATCGTCTCGAAAACGGGTATTCGAGCGATAGAAAGCAAATTTGGATGGTTGTTACTTGGGCAAGATGAGACAGTTACGACATCGTCTAACACGGCAATCGGCTTTCTCTTAAAAGCCAAACAAGGAACACCAGAAAATTTGAAAGCAGAAATAGACCCGAAAACTGACGAAATAGATTTCGCCAGATGGTGGAAGCTGGAAAGCTTGGATCCACTAGAAAAAATTCCACTATCCATACAGTGGAAATCCTATTCAGACACCATCGTTCAAGATGAAGATGGACATTACGTAGCACCACTCCCATGGAACGAGAACAAGATACGTCTGAGCAAGAATGAAACCATGGCAGAGGGTCAAGCAAAGGCGCTTATTAGAAGAATGGACAGagataaagaaatgaagacTTCTTATGAAGCCGAATTCGAAAAACTAAAAGTTTCTAAATTCATTTCAAGAGCAGATACATCTTTTGGTGGTATCTACACTATCCTGCCCCATCATCCGGTTGTAAGAAGAGACAAAACAACCAGCAGAGTCAGGCCTGTTTTCAACGGTTCGGCAAAACCGAAAACAGGTTTCAGCGCCAACGACTGCCTAGAAGAAGGCCCCAATCTAAACCCGGACATTCTCGACGTGATGTTACTGTTTAGGCTCAACCCAATCGCCTGGACAGCTGATATCAGACAAGCCTTCCTCATGGTGAAGCTACTGAAAGAAGACGCGGAAGCGCTACGATTCTACCTAGAAGACGAAGACGTCCCAGGATCGCTGCAACTATACAAATGGAACAGGCTTCCATTCGGACTCACATGTAGCCCGGCAGTGCTAAGGACAGTCTTAAAGAAACACTTGGAGTCCTATGAAGGCGAGCTAGCGGAAAGCAGTCAACAAATCCTACGCCACCTATATGTAGATGACTATTTGTCAAATGCGTCTACATTAGAAGAAACAATGGCCGTAATCGGAACTGTTCTAAAGCTTTTTGCAGACGCAAAAATGGACCTAAGAAAATGGGTGACAAACAACAGTGAGCTGCGAAGATATCtactaaaacaaaatttaacagaAGACTCAGCCAATTCACACTCGTGTCTGAATCTAGACCCGCAGAAAGTGCTTGGTGTAAGGTGGAATACAAGCACGGATTGCTTTTATTTCAAGTCGGATGTGATAGTAGACGCAGCtacaaaagtgaaaattttaACGAAGAGATCCTTCGCCAAAATTTCAACCAAATTGTTCGACCCACTTGGATTAATTGGACCCGTCACACTACAATTCAAGCTTTTATTTCAAGAATTGTGGCAAATCAAGATTGGATGGGACGATGAAGTACCCAAAGAGACGGAGATCCAGTTCAGAGATATAGTAGAAGACCTCAAATCAATTGAGAAAATACAAGTGCCAAGAATGATTTCTTTGGCACCAAACAAACACATGCAAGAGTTGCACATATTTTGTGACGCTTCTACAAAGGCATATGGTGCAGTGGCTTACGCGAAATCGCAATATCCAAATTTCGTCCGCCTAATTTGTTGCAAGACAAGAGCAGCGCCACTTCCGAAGAATGAAGTATCGCTACCGAGACTAGAATTGCTTAGTGCCGAGCTCGGTAGCGTATTAGCTGAAAGAATTGTCAATGCAATTGACAAGGTCCAATGGAAAGTGCATCTTTGGACAGACTCAATGGCAACGTTAGGGTGGATAAAAGGTGAGCCAACCCGTTGGAAGCTATTTGTCAGAAACCGAGTTGAGGCAATTAGAAAAAGGTCCAACCCAGAACAATGGAGACACTGCCCTGGGAAAGACAATCCAGCAGACTACGCATCAAGAGGAACCACTGTCAAGAAACTGATTGCGGCTTCTTTTTGGTGGGGAGGTCCGTCCTGGCTGATttacaacgaaaaagaatggccGCAACAAGGAAACCTGACATCAGAAGAAATACAGTCGATGGAGATTGAGGCAAGATCCAAGAAAAGAATCGAAAGTCTTGCAGTTAGCAGCACACTGGATTGGTTCGACGTATTAGCAGCAAGAGCAAGCAGTTATCTGCGGTTTTTACGAACAATTGCCTGGATGTTTAGGCTTTTCAGAAAGGAGTCGCTCGGTAAAGCAATTGAAACGGTCAGAGGAAAGGAAATACCATGCCTTTCTGTCCGCGAAATCGCCACCGCCGAAAACTTTATTTTGAAGTTTATTCAAAAAAGGGCATTTCCAGAAATCTACGAATCACTTCAAGATGGAAAGCCGCTTGGCAACATGCTATGCAACCTAGAAACCCTAAGACCTATTTGGGATGCGCAAGACAAACTAATTCGAGTGACTGGACGAGTTGGTCCAGCTCTAAAGGAACTGCTGATAGACCCGCCGATTCTTCTCCCAGCAAGCGAGAAGATTGTGGACATGATGATCCAGTATCATCATGTCAAACGGAAACATGCCGGTGTCCAAAACACTCTGACGTTCTTACGAAATCGGTTTTGGATAATTCGTGCCCGCCAACGGATAAAAAGTGTAATCAAACAGTGCGTGAAGTGTCAAAAGGTGCAATCGCGTCCCTTCAACGAAGAAACAGCTTCAATGCCCTTGGATCGTACCAAGAGAGCACAACCCTTTGAAGTTATCGGGATTGACTACTTCGGACCGATGTATGTCTTAGAAGAAGTCATCCTAATAGAAAAGGACAGTGAAGGGAACGATGTCGAGAAAACTCGTataggagagaaaaaagtgcatGCGTGTTTGTTTACTTGTGCCGTCACAAGAGCTGTGCACTTGGAGCTCGTGACCGACTTAACCGCCCAGACTTTCATGCACGCGTTGAGAAGAATGATGTCACGTAGAGAGGATTGCAAAATCATCTACAGTGACAACGCGTCAACATTCACATGTGCGGCAAAACTGATATCAGAAGATCCTACCCTAGCTAACTGGTTGTCAAGCAAGGGTATTACATGGAAGTTCTCCCCCAGTCTAGCTCCATGGTGGGGCGGGTTTTGGGAGAGAATGGTGCGCTCCGTGAAAGAACCATTAAGGAAAGTGCTGGGGAAAATGAAAGTGAGCTACGACCAGCTTCATACTATTTTGGTCGAAATCGAAGCTATCGTGAACTCACGTCCTCTCACTTATGTGTCTGGAGACGCACAATCGTTTGAAGTGTTATCTCCGCAAAAACTGCTGACTGGAAGGCAACCTGGTGCCACAACAGAGTCACCCGACTCTACGAAAATGAGCCGAGACGAACTTATCGAATTGGATAAGAAAAGGAGCGAGCACGCGCTGACATGGTGGAGGCTTTGGCAAGACTCGTACCTGTCCGACCTCAAGCGATTTTACTGTCGCAAGGGCAAGGGTACGAGAATTCCACGTGTTGGCGAAGTCGTCTTACTAAAAGAGCCTAACATCAAGCGAGTTTCATGGCCGACGGCCATTGTTACTGAACTTGTTCCTGGCTACGACGGCAAAGTAAGAGCTGTTACCCTACGGCTACGATCGGGAAAGGAAACCACCCGAGGCATCCAGACTGTCTATCCTCTCGAAGTACAGGCCGATATCGACACACCAGTCGACGAAGCTGAAGTTGGCGTAAAGGAGAAAACTActtccaagaagaagaagaagaatccaCTCCGCAAGAAGAAATCGGAATCGCAATAG